In a single window of the Limnochorda sp. L945t genome:
- a CDS encoding DUF2905 family protein translates to MAELSGFGRVLIITGLAIAGLGLLLELVGRGVIPGLGRLPGDIYIQRGHFRFYLPITTSLLISLILTLILGLMRR, encoded by the coding sequence GTGGCGGAGCTTTCAGGGTTTGGCCGGGTGCTCATCATCACCGGCCTGGCGATCGCCGGCCTGGGCCTGTTGCTCGAGCTGGTGGGTCGCGGCGTCATTCCGGGCCTCGGAAGGCTGCCCGGCGACATTTACATCCAGCGCGGCCACTTTCGCTTCTACCTGCCCATCACCACGTCGCTTCTCATCAGCCTGATCCTCACCCTGATCCTGGGCCTCATGAGGCGATAG
- the glyS gene encoding glycine--tRNA ligase subunit beta — translation MKDLLVELGVEELPARFVEIGRRQLVEALKRSLEQARLGCAECRGYATPRRLAALARGVPERQSEQESLVRGPSQRVAFDAQGRPTQAALGFARAQGVRPEDLVVRSGPEGSYVYAVKREPARPAAEVLVELIPGVVRSISFPKSMRWTAGELRFSRPIRWMVCLLGEQELPVRLDGAVVAGRRTRGHRLAHPRPVLLSSPDDYERALEEAKVIADPERRRRMTLDEIRGAALRNGGAPVADEALVDEITNLVEYPVALTGRFDPRYLDLPREVLLTTMAAHQRYVALSDPAHPQRLLPMFVVVANGPHIDEALVREGNERVLAARLADARFFYDEDRKQPLESRLDGLKGVVFHERLGTLYERTERLVRLALSLGRRLGLDGDELRRVERAAWLSKTDLLTHMVVEFPELQGIMGREYARIGGEDPAVAQALADQYLPRGSGAELPATDAGAVLGLADRLDALAGFFGVGLAPTGSEDPFALRRHALGLVRITLARGWRWPLRETIAEAARAYPAGRLDKSPEQVGEDVRAFVLQRLRGLLAEQDLAPGVIDAALGAGADDLVDLAARARALGAAREAPYFADAAVAFQRAHNLARGRLVDGPLDGALLHEPAERVLAEAIDAILPAAHEAVRAGRYEEAVRQLARLRPAVDRFFDEVLVMAEDERLRRNRLQMLSRIVRAFGEVADFAALVS, via the coding sequence ATGAAAGACCTGCTCGTCGAGCTCGGCGTCGAGGAGTTGCCGGCTCGCTTCGTGGAGATCGGCCGCCGCCAGCTGGTGGAGGCCCTGAAGCGATCGCTCGAGCAGGCCCGGCTGGGGTGCGCCGAGTGCCGGGGATATGCCACGCCTCGCCGCCTTGCCGCGCTCGCGCGAGGGGTGCCCGAGAGGCAGAGCGAGCAAGAGAGCCTGGTCCGGGGGCCGTCCCAGCGCGTGGCGTTCGACGCCCAGGGCCGGCCGACCCAGGCGGCCCTCGGGTTCGCCCGGGCGCAAGGGGTGCGGCCGGAAGATCTGGTGGTGAGGTCGGGGCCGGAGGGCTCGTACGTTTACGCGGTCAAAAGGGAGCCGGCGCGCCCGGCTGCCGAGGTGCTGGTCGAGCTCATCCCCGGCGTGGTGCGATCCATCTCTTTCCCCAAGAGCATGCGTTGGACGGCCGGGGAGCTGCGCTTCAGCCGGCCCATCCGTTGGATGGTCTGTTTGCTGGGTGAGCAGGAGCTCCCGGTCAGGCTCGACGGGGCCGTGGTGGCGGGCCGCCGCACCCGGGGCCACCGCCTGGCTCACCCCCGGCCGGTGCTCCTCTCGTCGCCCGACGACTACGAGCGGGCGCTGGAAGAGGCGAAGGTCATCGCCGACCCGGAGCGGCGGCGCCGGATGACCCTCGACGAGATCCGGGGCGCGGCGCTGCGCAACGGCGGAGCACCGGTGGCCGACGAGGCGCTCGTCGACGAGATCACCAACCTGGTGGAGTACCCGGTGGCGCTGACCGGGAGGTTCGACCCCCGCTACCTGGATCTGCCCCGGGAAGTGCTGCTGACGACCATGGCAGCGCACCAGCGATACGTCGCCCTCAGCGATCCCGCGCATCCGCAGCGTCTCTTGCCCATGTTCGTGGTGGTGGCCAACGGGCCGCACATCGACGAGGCGCTGGTGCGCGAGGGCAACGAACGGGTGCTGGCGGCGCGCCTGGCCGATGCCCGCTTCTTTTACGACGAGGACCGCAAGCAACCTCTGGAAAGCCGGCTCGACGGCCTCAAGGGCGTGGTTTTCCACGAGCGGCTGGGCACCCTTTACGAAAGAACGGAACGCCTGGTGCGCCTGGCGCTGAGCCTGGGGCGGCGGTTGGGCCTGGATGGCGACGAACTCCGCCGGGTCGAGCGGGCGGCGTGGCTGTCCAAGACCGACCTGCTCACCCACATGGTCGTGGAGTTTCCGGAGCTACAGGGGATCATGGGCCGGGAGTACGCCCGGATCGGAGGCGAGGACCCCGCGGTCGCGCAGGCCCTGGCCGATCAGTACCTGCCGCGCGGCTCAGGCGCCGAGTTGCCGGCCACGGATGCGGGCGCGGTGCTGGGCCTGGCCGACCGCCTGGACGCGCTGGCCGGCTTTTTCGGCGTGGGGCTGGCTCCGACGGGCTCCGAGGACCCGTTCGCTTTGAGGCGCCATGCGCTGGGCCTGGTGCGCATCACGCTGGCCAGAGGGTGGCGCTGGCCTCTGCGGGAGACGATCGCCGAGGCGGCTCGGGCGTACCCGGCGGGCAGGCTCGACAAGAGCCCCGAACAAGTCGGGGAGGACGTGCGGGCGTTCGTGCTGCAGCGCTTGCGGGGCCTGCTCGCGGAGCAAGACCTGGCCCCCGGCGTGATCGACGCCGCCCTCGGGGCCGGCGCCGACGACCTGGTCGACCTGGCCGCACGGGCCCGGGCGCTGGGGGCGGCGAGGGAGGCGCCGTACTTCGCCGACGCGGCGGTGGCGTTCCAGCGAGCACACAACCTCGCGCGCGGGCGCCTGGTGGACGGCCCGCTCGACGGCGCGCTGCTGCACGAACCGGCGGAGCGCGTGCTCGCCGAGGCCATCGACGCCATCCTGCCCGCTGCCCACGAGGCGGTCCGGGCCGGCCGGTACGAGGAGGCGGTGCGGCAGCTGGCCCGGTTGCGGCCGGCGGTGGACCGATTCTTCGACGAAGTGCTGGTGATGGCCGAGGACGAGCGATTGAGGCGCAACCGCCTGCAGATGCTCTCCCGCATCGTGCGGGCATTCGGGGAAGTGGCCGATTTCGCCGCACTCGTCTCGTGA
- a CDS encoding glycine--tRNA ligase subunit alpha, with product MNYQELIFRLERFWADQQCIILQPYDMEVGAGTMHPATFLRALGPEPWRAGYVQPSRRPTDGRYGENPNRLQRYYQYQVILKPAPDDVLDLYLDSLRAIGIRPDQHDVRFVEDDWEQPTLGAWGLGWEVWVDGMEVTQFTYFQQVGGLELPVIPAEITYGLERLALYIQKKSSVFDLEWVDGVRWGDVYHQNEVEQSRFNFERSDPSVLLQLFELYESQARRLVELGLVMPAYEHVLKCSHTFNLLDARGAISVADRTAFIGRVRQLARQCAEAYVAQREAMGFPLLRRSAQAAPAVAQAGAGRGGEA from the coding sequence GTGAACTACCAGGAGCTCATCTTTCGGCTCGAGCGCTTTTGGGCCGACCAGCAATGCATCATCCTGCAGCCTTACGACATGGAAGTGGGCGCGGGGACCATGCATCCGGCCACGTTCCTGCGGGCGCTCGGACCGGAACCCTGGCGGGCAGGATACGTCCAACCCTCTCGCCGGCCTACCGACGGTCGCTACGGTGAAAACCCTAACCGGTTGCAGCGCTACTACCAGTACCAGGTCATCTTGAAGCCGGCGCCCGACGACGTGCTGGACCTCTACCTCGATAGCCTCCGTGCCATCGGCATCCGCCCGGACCAGCACGACGTGCGCTTCGTGGAGGACGACTGGGAACAGCCGACCCTGGGGGCGTGGGGCCTGGGGTGGGAGGTCTGGGTCGACGGCATGGAGGTCACGCAGTTCACATACTTCCAGCAGGTCGGCGGCCTGGAGCTTCCGGTGATCCCGGCCGAGATCACGTACGGTCTGGAGCGGCTGGCCCTTTACATCCAGAAGAAGTCCTCCGTCTTCGACCTGGAGTGGGTCGACGGCGTACGGTGGGGCGACGTCTACCATCAAAACGAGGTGGAGCAATCTCGCTTCAACTTCGAACGCAGCGACCCGAGCGTGCTGTTGCAGCTGTTCGAGCTTTATGAAAGCCAGGCCCGCAGGCTGGTCGAGCTGGGACTGGTCATGCCCGCATACGAGCACGTGTTGAAGTGCTCGCACACCTTCAACCTGTTGGATGCCCGGGGCGCCATCAGCGTGGCCGATCGTACCGCGTTCATCGGGAGGGTGCGCCAGCTGGCGAGGCAGTGCGCGGAGGCATACGTGGCCCAGCGGGAGGCCATGGGCTTTCCGTTGCTGCGCCGTTCGGCCCAGGCTGCGCCGGCAGTCGCGCAGGCGGGCGCCGGGCGAGGCGGTGAGGCATGA
- the ruvB gene encoding Holliday junction branch migration DNA helicase RuvB — protein MPRRAQPEGEDRLVSPRRKDEDVELDRTLRPRTLEEYVGQSHAKESLALFIEAARRRQEPLDHVLLYGPPGLGKTTLAGCIAHELGVEMRMTSGPAIERQGDLVALLTHLQPRDVLFIDEIHRLSRVVEEVLYPAMEDHAVDIVIGKGPGARSVRLELAPFTLIGATTRAGMLTSPLRDRFGVILRLDFYSTEELAAIVRRSARLLGVPIDDAGAEEIARRSRGTPRTANRLLRRVRDYAQVRAAGMVTKEVARRALELLDVDERGLDAVDRQLLAAILQKFDGGPVGVETLAAAIGEEPETIEDVYEPFLMQQGYLQRTPRGRVATRLAAELVMPERARAGNWPQQGGLFPGNAGEVS, from the coding sequence TTGCCGCGACGGGCACAACCGGAGGGAGAAGATAGGCTGGTCTCCCCGAGGCGCAAGGACGAGGACGTCGAGCTCGATCGCACGCTTCGGCCTCGTACGCTCGAGGAGTACGTCGGCCAGTCCCACGCCAAGGAGAGCCTCGCCCTCTTCATCGAGGCGGCCCGCCGGCGCCAGGAGCCGCTCGATCACGTCCTCCTCTACGGCCCTCCGGGCCTGGGCAAGACGACGCTGGCCGGCTGCATCGCCCACGAGCTCGGCGTCGAGATGCGCATGACGTCGGGCCCCGCCATCGAGCGACAGGGCGACCTGGTGGCACTCTTGACCCACCTGCAGCCGAGGGACGTGTTGTTCATCGACGAGATCCACCGCCTGAGCCGGGTGGTGGAAGAGGTCCTGTACCCTGCCATGGAGGACCACGCCGTCGACATCGTGATCGGCAAGGGCCCGGGCGCCCGGTCGGTCCGGCTGGAGCTCGCCCCGTTCACGCTGATCGGTGCGACGACCCGAGCGGGGATGCTGACTTCCCCGCTGCGGGACCGTTTCGGGGTGATCTTGCGTCTGGACTTCTACTCGACCGAGGAGCTGGCCGCCATCGTGCGGCGCTCTGCCCGGCTGCTGGGCGTGCCCATCGACGACGCAGGTGCCGAGGAGATCGCCCGCCGCTCGAGGGGCACGCCTCGCACCGCCAACCGCTTGCTGCGACGGGTGAGGGACTATGCCCAGGTGCGGGCGGCCGGCATGGTGACGAAAGAGGTGGCCAGACGGGCGCTGGAGCTATTGGACGTGGACGAACGGGGCCTGGATGCGGTGGATCGGCAGCTGCTCGCCGCCATCTTACAGAAGTTCGACGGGGGCCCCGTCGGGGTGGAGACGCTGGCGGCGGCCATCGGAGAGGAGCCCGAGACCATCGAGGACGTGTACGAGCCGTTCCTCATGCAGCAGGGCTACTTGCAGCGCACGCCGAGAGGGAGGGTGGCGACCCGGCTTGCGGCGGAGCTGGTCATGCCCGAGCGGGCGCGGGCCGGTAACTGGCCCCAGCAGGGAGGACTCTTTCCTGGAAACGCCGGAGAGGTGAGCTGA
- the recO gene encoding DNA repair protein RecO, which produces MALYRVEALVLRSRNLGEADRVLTLLTRSEGKVRAVARGSRRPRNRLAGAVEPLSYGRYLLMSGRELESVQQAELMGHGLRTLREDLPRMAAASVTAQLVDLLVEEGEPSEPLFALTLQAWTALARAPVERLDALVWWFVMGLMGLLGYAPQVQRCTACGQVVEGAAMARFSAREGGLLCERCQSRDPGAPFIGGEARAILRRLQGSDAASAMRVASSAAASAQIDESLRAFVEYRLSTPPRAWTMWREIAGGQQGSLKGSVGVHGG; this is translated from the coding sequence TTGGCTCTGTACCGGGTCGAAGCGCTGGTGTTGCGGAGCCGCAACCTGGGCGAAGCGGACCGGGTCCTCACGCTGTTGACCCGGTCCGAAGGTAAGGTGCGCGCCGTTGCCCGGGGCAGCCGCCGCCCCCGTAACCGGCTGGCCGGAGCGGTAGAGCCCCTGAGCTATGGGCGCTACCTGCTCATGAGCGGCCGGGAGCTCGAAAGCGTGCAACAAGCTGAACTGATGGGTCATGGCTTGCGTACGCTGAGGGAAGACTTACCCCGGATGGCGGCCGCCAGCGTGACGGCGCAACTGGTCGACCTTCTGGTCGAGGAGGGCGAGCCCTCGGAGCCCCTGTTCGCGCTGACGCTCCAGGCCTGGACGGCGCTGGCGCGGGCGCCGGTCGAGCGCCTGGATGCGCTGGTGTGGTGGTTCGTCATGGGCTTGATGGGCCTGCTCGGATACGCTCCCCAGGTGCAGCGGTGCACGGCCTGCGGGCAGGTCGTCGAGGGGGCGGCCATGGCCCGGTTCTCCGCGCGGGAAGGCGGCCTGCTGTGTGAAAGGTGCCAGAGCCGCGATCCCGGGGCGCCGTTCATCGGCGGGGAGGCGCGTGCCATTCTCCGGCGGTTGCAGGGCAGCGACGCAGCATCCGCCATGCGCGTCGCCAGTTCGGCGGCCGCGTCGGCCCAGATCGACGAAAGCCTGCGAGCGTTCGTGGAGTACCGGCTGAGCACCCCGCCGCGGGCCTGGACCATGTGGCGGGAGATCGCGGGCGGTCAGCAAGGCTCGCTGAAAGGAAGCGTGGGAGTCCATGGAGGATGA
- the ppdK gene encoding pyruvate, phosphate dikinase, producing the protein MSVDGRKKWVYFFGANQTEGRADMKNLLGGKGANLAEMANLGILVPPGFTIATEACIEFYRREKRWPEGLEEQVSASLARLEQAMGRKFGDPANPLLVSVRSGARVSMPGMMDTVLNLGLNDETVRGLARQSNNERFAYDSYRRFIQMYGDVVLGVPRHLFEDRLTAKKQARGVTEDTGLNAEDLKELVAEFKQIVREQTGKPFPENPRDQLRGAINAVFDSWNNPRAIKYREIHKIPGDWGTAVNVQAMVFGNMGNDSGTGVAFTRNPSTGEKVFFGEFLINAQGEDVVAGIRTPLPISRLKEEMPDVYAQLEEINRRLEANYKDMMDIEFTVQQGKLYMLQCRVGKRTAQAAVRMAVEMAQEGLIDRATAVLRVAPEQLDQLLHPTIDPNAKVEPVAKGLPASPGAAVGQLAFHAEDAERMANDGKAVILIRAETSPEDIGGMFKAQGILTSRGGMTSHAAVVARGMGKSCVVGCGAIDIDERQKVARVNGHVLHEGDWITIDGSTGNVYVGQVPLVRPELSGVFTTLLEWADEFRALGVRANADTPKDARVAREFGAQGIGLCRTEHMFFGENRILAMRQMILSDTTEEREKALAKLLPLQRGDFYEIFKEMLGKPVVIRLLDPPLHEFLPKEPAAIRDVARELGVSPEVVESRVRALAEANPMLGLRGCRLGIVFPEIYEMQTRAIFEAAVQVAKEGHEIEPEVMIPLVSTPGELAFLRERCRKVAEEVMRGAGVQLKYLIGTMIEVPRAALVAEEIAKQADFFSFGTNDMTQMTLGFSRDDVGKYVPRYIEMGLLKADPFQTLDTEGVGQLVAMGVERGKKGNPSLVVGICGEHGGDPASIQFFHDAGLDYVSCSPYRVPIARLAAAHANLSRPRAGQKARAVEAHAAD; encoded by the coding sequence ATGTCAGTGGACGGGCGCAAGAAGTGGGTGTACTTCTTCGGGGCAAACCAGACCGAAGGCCGCGCGGACATGAAAAACCTCCTGGGCGGCAAGGGTGCCAACCTGGCGGAGATGGCCAACCTCGGCATCTTGGTGCCGCCGGGCTTCACCATCGCCACCGAGGCGTGCATCGAGTTTTACCGCCGCGAGAAGAGGTGGCCGGAGGGCCTGGAAGAGCAGGTCTCGGCCAGCCTGGCACGGCTGGAGCAGGCGATGGGGCGCAAGTTCGGCGACCCCGCCAACCCGCTCCTGGTCTCGGTGCGGTCCGGGGCTCGGGTTTCGATGCCGGGGATGATGGACACCGTCCTCAACCTCGGGCTCAACGACGAGACGGTGCGGGGGCTGGCCCGCCAGTCCAACAACGAGCGGTTCGCGTACGACTCGTACCGCCGGTTCATCCAGATGTACGGGGACGTCGTGCTGGGCGTGCCGCGCCACCTCTTCGAGGACCGGCTCACGGCCAAGAAACAAGCCCGCGGGGTCACCGAGGACACGGGCCTCAACGCCGAGGACCTCAAGGAACTGGTCGCCGAGTTCAAGCAGATCGTCCGGGAGCAGACGGGTAAGCCGTTCCCTGAGAACCCGCGGGATCAGCTCCGCGGCGCGATCAACGCGGTGTTCGACTCGTGGAACAACCCGAGGGCCATCAAGTACAGGGAGATCCACAAGATCCCCGGCGACTGGGGCACCGCGGTCAACGTCCAGGCGATGGTCTTCGGCAACATGGGCAACGACTCCGGTACGGGCGTCGCCTTCACCCGAAACCCCTCCACCGGGGAAAAGGTCTTCTTCGGGGAGTTCCTCATCAACGCCCAGGGCGAGGACGTGGTGGCCGGGATCCGCACGCCCCTGCCGATCTCCCGGCTCAAGGAAGAGATGCCGGACGTCTACGCCCAGCTCGAGGAGATCAACCGCCGGCTCGAGGCCAACTACAAGGACATGATGGACATCGAGTTCACCGTGCAGCAGGGCAAGCTCTACATGCTGCAGTGCCGCGTGGGCAAGCGCACGGCGCAGGCCGCGGTGCGCATGGCGGTGGAGATGGCCCAGGAAGGGCTCATCGATCGGGCGACGGCCGTCCTGCGCGTGGCGCCCGAGCAGCTCGACCAGCTGCTGCACCCGACCATCGACCCCAACGCCAAAGTCGAGCCGGTGGCCAAGGGCTTGCCGGCCTCGCCGGGAGCGGCCGTGGGCCAGCTCGCCTTCCATGCCGAAGATGCCGAGCGGATGGCCAACGACGGCAAGGCGGTCATCCTGATCCGGGCCGAGACGTCGCCGGAGGATATCGGCGGCATGTTCAAGGCCCAGGGGATCCTCACCAGCCGGGGCGGCATGACCTCCCACGCCGCCGTGGTCGCCCGGGGCATGGGCAAGTCGTGCGTCGTGGGCTGCGGCGCCATTGACATCGACGAGCGCCAGAAGGTGGCCCGGGTCAACGGCCACGTGTTGCACGAGGGCGACTGGATCACCATCGACGGCTCGACGGGCAACGTCTACGTGGGCCAGGTGCCGCTGGTGCGCCCGGAGCTGAGCGGCGTCTTCACCACGCTGCTCGAGTGGGCGGACGAGTTCCGGGCCCTCGGGGTCCGGGCCAACGCCGATACGCCGAAGGACGCCCGCGTCGCCCGGGAGTTCGGCGCCCAGGGCATCGGGCTGTGCCGCACCGAGCACATGTTCTTCGGTGAGAACCGCATCCTGGCCATGCGCCAGATGATCCTGTCCGATACCACCGAGGAGCGGGAGAAGGCCCTGGCCAAGCTGCTTCCGCTCCAGCGGGGCGACTTCTACGAGATCTTCAAGGAGATGCTGGGCAAGCCGGTGGTCATCCGGTTGCTCGACCCGCCGCTTCACGAGTTCCTGCCGAAGGAGCCGGCGGCCATCCGCGACGTGGCCAGGGAGCTCGGCGTGAGCCCGGAGGTCGTGGAGAGCCGGGTGCGGGCGCTGGCGGAAGCCAACCCCATGCTGGGATTGCGGGGCTGCCGGCTGGGCATCGTCTTCCCGGAGATCTACGAGATGCAGACCCGGGCCATCTTCGAGGCGGCCGTGCAGGTGGCGAAGGAGGGCCACGAGATCGAGCCGGAGGTGATGATCCCCCTGGTGAGCACGCCGGGCGAGCTGGCCTTCCTGAGAGAGCGGTGCCGGAAGGTGGCCGAGGAGGTCATGCGCGGCGCCGGGGTGCAGCTCAAGTACCTCATCGGCACCATGATCGAGGTGCCCAGGGCGGCGCTCGTGGCCGAGGAGATCGCCAAGCAGGCCGACTTCTTCTCCTTCGGCACCAACGACATGACGCAAATGACCCTGGGGTTCAGCCGGGACGACGTCGGCAAGTACGTGCCCCGCTACATCGAGATGGGGCTGCTCAAGGCCGATCCGTTCCAGACGCTGGACACCGAGGGCGTGGGACAGCTGGTCGCCATGGGCGTCGAACGGGGCAAGAAGGGCAATCCCAGCCTCGTCGTCGGGATTTGCGGCGAGCACGGCGGCGACCCGGCCTCCATCCAGTTCTTCCACGATGCCGGCCTGGACTACGTGAGTTGCTCTCCGTACCGGGTGCCTATCGCCCGGCTGGCCGCGGCGCATGCCAATTTGAGCAGGCCGCGGGCCGGCCAGAAGGCGCGGGCAGTGGAGGCGCACGCTGCCGACTGA
- a CDS encoding DUF4342 domain-containing protein → MEDELRKIDLIRERTRLSYERARALLQEAGGDVVAALILWERRGGETGAGRGAGEVVERLREVVQRGNRTMVRVSRGDQTYLEIPVTVGVMAAALAPHLAVAGAAACVLAGCSVRVQEKGAGREGAGSTPDSRTADGTTPA, encoded by the coding sequence ATGGAGGATGAACTGCGCAAGATCGACCTGATCCGGGAGCGGACCCGTCTGAGCTACGAAAGAGCCCGGGCGCTGCTGCAGGAGGCCGGGGGCGACGTGGTCGCGGCCCTCATCCTGTGGGAGCGGCGGGGCGGGGAGACGGGAGCGGGCCGGGGAGCGGGAGAGGTGGTCGAACGGCTGCGTGAAGTGGTGCAGAGGGGCAACCGCACCATGGTCCGCGTCTCCCGGGGCGACCAGACCTACCTGGAGATCCCGGTTACCGTGGGCGTAATGGCGGCGGCGTTGGCCCCGCACCTGGCCGTGGCCGGCGCGGCAGCCTGCGTGCTGGCGGGTTGCAGCGTCAGGGTACAGGAGAAGGGTGCCGGCCGGGAGGGGGCCGGGTCGACGCCCGATAGCCGGACGGCGGACGGCACGACGCCTGCGTGA
- the dnaG gene encoding DNA primase, with the protein MDRLAPGTSPLGLVADQVRSRADIVEIVSEFVALRPAGRSYKGLCPFHSEKTPSFTVSPDRQLFYCFGCGAGGNVFTFLMKLQGIGFTDALLRVAERVGMAAEVERVLHGGARDRFAEVRERLVTLQEQAAEWFSRQLWHSPEGEMARNYLARRGVSREVAQAFRLGYAPQEWHALEKALGRSRETLELLRQAGLIVEREDGLRYDRFRGRLLFPIADARGRVVGFGGRALSADQEPKYLNSPESPVYQKSRILYGLDRAAPAIRKGGRVVVVEGYMDVLAMHQFGLAEAVATCGTSLTGDHGRMLARLAPQVVVAFDSDAAGQSGALRGLEQLRAAGLDVRVAVIPAPHDPDSLLKSEGRPAMERVLAESRGVYEFSVEQALKGADPGSPAGKAAAVAKLLPILAAVPSAVEQEALVQAVASRLDIAPHAIRRDLEAAMRSRRGGGPGARQTHTGVGSAYNVAGVRASASRLESAPHQANVIERELLRLLIEMPEVGPRLRGRLTGADFTGPGYAALFDALVERGEAALADPELAALAGSIVASSELAIRPQAVESYVQGLRVAREQRELTAIEAKIEAVTKRAGSPGERLALLAELAVSYREVWERLRSEGAL; encoded by the coding sequence ATGGACAGGCTTGCGCCGGGGACGAGCCCGCTCGGCCTGGTCGCCGACCAGGTGCGCAGCCGCGCGGACATCGTCGAGATCGTCTCGGAGTTCGTCGCCCTGCGGCCGGCCGGGAGATCCTACAAGGGGCTGTGCCCGTTTCACTCGGAAAAGACCCCTTCGTTCACCGTGAGCCCCGACCGGCAGCTTTTCTATTGCTTCGGCTGCGGGGCCGGAGGCAACGTCTTCACGTTCCTGATGAAGCTGCAGGGCATCGGCTTCACGGACGCCTTGCTGCGGGTGGCCGAGCGGGTGGGTATGGCGGCCGAGGTCGAGCGGGTGCTGCACGGGGGGGCCCGCGACCGCTTCGCGGAAGTGCGCGAGCGCCTGGTCACCCTGCAGGAGCAGGCGGCCGAGTGGTTCAGCCGGCAGCTGTGGCACAGCCCCGAGGGGGAGATGGCCCGCAACTACCTGGCGCGGCGAGGCGTCAGCCGGGAGGTGGCCCAGGCCTTTCGCCTGGGATATGCGCCACAGGAGTGGCACGCGCTGGAAAAGGCCCTGGGGCGCAGCCGGGAAACGCTGGAGCTGCTGCGGCAGGCCGGGCTCATCGTGGAGCGGGAGGACGGCTTGCGCTACGACCGCTTCAGGGGCCGGCTATTGTTTCCGATCGCCGATGCGAGGGGGCGAGTGGTGGGTTTTGGCGGAAGAGCGCTGTCGGCCGACCAGGAGCCGAAATACCTCAACTCTCCGGAGTCGCCGGTCTACCAGAAGAGCCGTATCCTGTACGGGCTCGATCGGGCGGCTCCGGCGATCCGCAAGGGCGGCCGCGTCGTAGTGGTGGAGGGATACATGGACGTCCTGGCCATGCACCAGTTCGGGCTGGCCGAGGCGGTCGCGACGTGCGGCACCAGCCTCACGGGCGACCACGGCCGGATGCTGGCCCGCCTTGCGCCGCAGGTGGTGGTGGCCTTCGACTCCGACGCGGCCGGGCAGTCGGGGGCGCTTCGAGGCCTCGAGCAGCTGCGAGCAGCGGGGCTCGACGTGCGGGTTGCGGTGATCCCGGCGCCGCACGACCCCGACTCACTGTTGAAGAGCGAAGGCCGGCCGGCGATGGAGCGCGTGCTCGCGGAAAGCCGTGGCGTCTACGAATTCTCTGTGGAGCAGGCCTTGAAGGGCGCGGACCCGGGGTCGCCGGCAGGAAAGGCTGCGGCCGTAGCGAAGCTGCTCCCCATTCTCGCGGCTGTCCCCAGTGCCGTGGAGCAAGAGGCACTGGTGCAGGCCGTGGCGAGCCGGCTGGACATAGCGCCCCATGCCATCCGGCGGGACCTGGAGGCGGCCATGCGAAGCCGCCGGGGAGGGGGACCGGGCGCCCGCCAGACGCATACCGGGGTAGGATCCGCGTATAATGTGGCGGGAGTACGCGCTTCGGCAAGCAGGCTCGAGAGTGCGCCCCACCAGGCGAACGTCATCGAGCGCGAGCTCTTGCGTCTGCTCATCGAGATGCCGGAAGTCGGCCCGAGGTTGAGGGGCCGGCTGACCGGCGCCGATTTCACCGGCCCCGGGTATGCGGCGCTGTTCGACGCCCTCGTGGAGCGAGGGGAGGCGGCGCTGGCCGATCCGGAGCTGGCTGCCCTCGCCGGATCCATCGTGGCATCCTCCGAACTCGCCATCCGACCGCAAGCCGTGGAGAGTTACGTGCAGGGGCTACGGGTCGCGCGCGAGCAGCGGGAATTGACGGCGATCGAGGCGAAGATAGAAGCGGTGACCAAGAGGGCGGGGTCGCCGGGCGAGCGACTGGCATTGCTAGCCGAGCTTGCCGTATCATACCGGGAGGTGTGGGAGAGGCTACGTTCCGAAGGAGCCCTGTGA